A section of the Streptomyces sp. NBC_00178 genome encodes:
- a CDS encoding bifunctional lytic transglycosylase/C40 family peptidase — translation MFLGGGIGLGLCFIALLVVGTYSAAAGISGAKGAVGLAKGAVPARYQPLVERWGNLCPAINPALLAAQLYQESGWNPRAQSPAAAQGIAQFIPGTWATHGIDGDKDGDRDVWDPADAIPSAASYDCEIAGYVKKVPGDPTDNMLAAYNAGAYRVIQSGGVPAIRETQNYVKIIRSLEKSFARPVGRVQPSQQAAGAIYFAQKKLGTPYLWGGNGTADQGGRFDCSGLTQAAYRTVGIELPRVANDQYNAGPHPSRDELLPGDLVFFSDDLNNSRAIHHVGLYVGGGYMINAPYTGAVIRFDKIDTPDYFGATRVTKDGAAALPTALPGS, via the coding sequence GTGTTCCTCGGCGGTGGGATCGGGCTGGGCCTGTGCTTCATCGCGCTGCTCGTCGTCGGTACGTACTCCGCCGCAGCCGGGATCTCCGGGGCGAAGGGGGCCGTCGGGCTGGCCAAGGGGGCCGTGCCGGCGCGGTACCAGCCGCTGGTCGAGCGGTGGGGCAATCTCTGCCCGGCCATCAACCCCGCACTGCTGGCCGCCCAGCTGTACCAGGAGAGCGGCTGGAACCCCCGTGCCCAGAGCCCGGCCGCCGCGCAGGGCATCGCGCAGTTCATTCCCGGGACCTGGGCCACGCACGGCATCGACGGGGACAAGGACGGGGACCGGGACGTGTGGGACCCGGCCGACGCGATCCCGTCCGCAGCGTCGTACGACTGCGAGATCGCCGGTTACGTCAAGAAGGTGCCGGGGGATCCGACCGACAACATGCTCGCGGCGTACAACGCAGGGGCCTATCGGGTGATCCAGTCCGGCGGGGTCCCGGCGATCAGGGAGACGCAGAACTACGTCAAGATCATCCGGTCGCTGGAGAAGAGCTTCGCCCGGCCCGTCGGCCGGGTGCAGCCCTCGCAGCAGGCGGCCGGGGCGATCTACTTCGCGCAGAAGAAACTCGGTACCCCGTATCTCTGGGGCGGGAACGGGACCGCCGACCAGGGCGGCCGGTTCGACTGTTCCGGGCTGACCCAGGCGGCGTACCGCACGGTCGGCATCGAGCTGCCGCGAGTCGCGAACGATCAGTACAACGCGGGGCCGCACCCCTCGCGGGATGAGCTGCTGCCGGGCGACCTGGTGTTCTTCTCCGACGATCTGAACAACTCCCGCGCCATCCACCACGTGGGTCTCTACGTCGGCGGCGGCTACATGATCAACGCGCCGTACACGGGGGCGGTGATCCGGTTCGACAAGATCGACACGCCGGACTACTTCGGCGCCACCAGGGTCACGAAGGACGGTGCCGCGGCGCTCCCGACCGCGCTCCCCGGGAGCTGA
- a CDS encoding inorganic phosphate transporter gives MDTFALVVTIGVALGFTYTNGFHDSANAIATSVSTRALTPRAALAMAAVMNLAGAFLGQGVAKTVSEGIIATPQGQKGMGILFCALVGAIIWNLITWYFGLPSSSSHALFGGMVGAALAGGTDVIWSGVVEKIVIPMFVSPVIGLVAGYLVMVAILWMFRKANPHKAKRGFRIAQTVSAAGMALGHGLQDAQKTMGIVVLALVIADVEGPNDEIPIWVKFACAAMLSLGTYAGGWRIMRTLGRKIIELDPPQGFAAETTGASIMFGSAFLFHAPISTTHVITSAIMGVGATKRVNAVRWGVAKNIILGWFITMPAAALVAAASYGIVFLCFG, from the coding sequence GTGGACACCTTTGCGCTGGTCGTGACCATCGGGGTCGCGCTCGGCTTCACGTATACGAACGGCTTCCACGACTCGGCGAACGCCATCGCCACCTCGGTCTCCACCCGGGCGCTGACCCCGCGTGCGGCTCTGGCGATGGCGGCTGTGATGAACCTCGCAGGCGCCTTCCTGGGCCAGGGGGTCGCCAAGACCGTCAGTGAAGGCATCATCGCCACCCCTCAGGGCCAGAAGGGGATGGGCATCCTCTTCTGCGCGCTGGTCGGCGCGATCATCTGGAACCTCATCACCTGGTACTTCGGCCTGCCCTCCTCCTCCTCGCACGCCCTGTTCGGCGGCATGGTCGGGGCGGCGCTCGCCGGGGGCACCGACGTGATCTGGTCCGGGGTGGTGGAGAAGATCGTCATCCCGATGTTCGTCTCCCCGGTCATCGGCCTCGTGGCCGGCTACCTGGTGATGGTCGCCATCCTGTGGATGTTCCGGAAGGCCAACCCGCACAAGGCCAAGCGCGGCTTCCGCATAGCCCAGACCGTCTCGGCCGCCGGCATGGCGCTCGGGCACGGACTGCAGGACGCGCAGAAGACCATGGGCATCGTGGTGCTGGCCCTGGTCATCGCCGACGTCGAGGGTCCGAACGACGAGATCCCGATCTGGGTGAAGTTCGCCTGTGCGGCGATGCTCTCCCTCGGTACGTACGCGGGCGGCTGGCGCATCATGCGCACCCTCGGCCGCAAGATCATCGAGCTCGACCCGCCGCAGGGCTTCGCCGCCGAGACGACCGGCGCGTCGATCATGTTCGGTTCCGCCTTCCTGTTCCACGCGCCCATCTCCACGACCCACGTGATCACCTCGGCGATCATGGGTGTCGGTGCGACGAAGCGGGTGAACGCGGTCCGCTGGGGCGTGGCCAAGAACATCATCCTGGGCTGGTTCATCACGATGCCGGCCGCCGCGCTGGTCGCCGCGGCGAGCTACGGGATCGTCTTCCTGTGCTTCGGGTGA
- a CDS encoding metal-sensitive transcriptional regulator, translating into MTTTEAADAAGSDAVVTDHDRGIHGYHHQKEEHLKRLRRIEGQIRGLQRMVDEDVYCIDILTQVSASTKALQSFALQLLEEHLRHCVADAAVKGGDEIDAKVEEATKAIARLLRT; encoded by the coding sequence ATGACCACCACCGAGGCCGCTGACGCAGCCGGTTCCGACGCGGTCGTCACCGACCACGACCGCGGTATCCACGGGTACCACCACCAGAAGGAGGAGCACCTCAAGCGCCTCCGCCGCATCGAGGGGCAGATCCGCGGACTCCAGCGGATGGTGGACGAGGACGTCTACTGCATCGACATACTCACCCAGGTGTCGGCCTCCACCAAGGCCCTGCAGTCCTTCGCGCTCCAGCTCCTCGAGGAGCACCTGCGCCACTGCGTCGCCGACGCCGCCGTCAAGGGAGGCGACGAGATCGACGCGAAGGTCGAGGAGGCCACGAAGGCGATCGCCCGCCTGCTGCGCACATGA
- a CDS encoding histidine phosphatase family protein — MTSSATRYLYVARHGEASADETELTENGRRQAFLLGDRLRAVPFAAVHHGPLPRAAQTARLVHEQLRGDVPLQVAEPAGDYVPYVPRREELPEESADRLLAFVAQVPEEERTRGPELAGEAMARFTGCVEGGEARHELVVTHAFLAAWLVRDALDAPAWRWLGLNHSNAALTVIRYTPGRPAALVMVNDMGHLPEELRWTGFPPELRI; from the coding sequence ATGACCAGCTCTGCCACTCGTTACCTCTACGTCGCCCGGCACGGCGAGGCGTCCGCCGACGAGACCGAGCTGACGGAGAACGGCAGGCGTCAGGCGTTCCTGCTCGGCGACCGGCTGCGAGCCGTACCGTTCGCCGCCGTCCACCACGGCCCGCTGCCCCGCGCCGCGCAGACGGCCCGGCTGGTCCACGAACAGCTCCGGGGGGACGTGCCGCTCCAGGTCGCGGAGCCTGCCGGGGACTACGTCCCGTACGTCCCTCGGCGCGAGGAGCTTCCCGAGGAGTCGGCGGACCGGCTGCTGGCGTTCGTGGCGCAGGTGCCGGAGGAGGAGCGCACCCGCGGCCCCGAGCTGGCCGGCGAGGCGATGGCCAGGTTCACCGGGTGCGTGGAGGGGGGCGAGGCGCGCCACGAACTCGTCGTCACACACGCGTTCCTGGCCGCCTGGCTGGTGCGCGACGCTCTCGACGCCCCCGCGTGGCGCTGGCTGGGGCTGAACCACTCCAACGCCGCGCTGACGGTGATCCGGTACACCCCCGGCAGGCCCGCCGCCCTGGTCATGGTCAACGATATGGGGCACCTCCCGGAGGAACTGCGCTGGACCGGGTTCCCTCCGGAACTGCGCATCTGA
- a CDS encoding phosphatase PAP2 family protein, with amino-acid sequence MAGLALDGSNPDVSLLYDINGLAKAAPTWFDRVMEFVGEYGIMLGMVLAVLWCWWSVRRRGTTEDSVTAVAGLVWAPLAAGIALLINIPIRGFVERPRPFLDHQGLDVLVAGKTDFSFVSDHATMAMAIAVGLFVANRKFGIAAIALALLEGFCRVYMGVHYPTDVIGGFALGTAVALLLAPLAMMLLTPLVGAVARAGAVGRLVRSARPVATVGRPGEPRGIPEPRPGSGRGGAPGEKDLAA; translated from the coding sequence ATGGCTGGACTCGCACTCGATGGGTCGAACCCCGACGTCAGCCTGCTCTACGACATCAACGGGCTGGCGAAGGCAGCTCCGACCTGGTTCGACCGGGTCATGGAGTTCGTCGGTGAGTACGGGATCATGCTGGGCATGGTCCTGGCGGTCCTGTGGTGCTGGTGGAGCGTGCGCCGGCGCGGGACGACCGAGGACTCGGTGACGGCGGTCGCCGGGCTGGTGTGGGCGCCCCTGGCCGCCGGTATCGCCCTGCTCATCAACATCCCCATCCGGGGTTTCGTGGAGAGGCCGCGTCCGTTCCTCGATCACCAGGGGCTCGACGTCCTGGTGGCGGGGAAGACCGACTTCTCGTTCGTCAGCGACCACGCGACGATGGCCATGGCGATCGCCGTGGGTCTCTTCGTGGCGAACCGGAAGTTCGGGATCGCGGCCATCGCGCTGGCGCTCCTGGAGGGCTTCTGCCGCGTCTACATGGGGGTTCACTACCCGACCGACGTGATCGGCGGTTTCGCCCTCGGCACGGCGGTGGCCCTGCTGCTCGCGCCGCTCGCGATGATGCTGCTGACGCCTCTGGTGGGTGCGGTGGCCCGGGCGGGTGCCGTCGGCAGGCTCGTCCGTTCGGCCCGGCCGGTCGCGACCGTCGGCCGCCCCGGGGAGCCCCGCGGGATTCCCGAGCCCCGTCCAGGTTCGGGCCGTGGCGGTGCGCCCGGCGAGAAGGATCTGGCTGCCTGA
- a CDS encoding alpha/beta hydrolase, whose amino-acid sequence MTPALTWARLQDLDCTELEGAADGWGRSSNRADAARDRIDQQLLTGLRAEQEGEAARAAVARLRRLGRNLQYVYTECGLLRTTLNSLAHEMRLQQRALAEALDDAAALKFTVHADGSVTYPAAGEGLVDGAPLRGGTATSNGAPALTPPSGLVAPNPHTAKAQDIADRVTRAVRTAAEIDWRYAGILRRLKAEEGLKVPDSTWKDAAGDAGAVREAAGAYLADAIPSDATPAQRRDWWAGLTQEQREEYLAVYPDRIGNMDGIPALVRDAANRDNLQLLIGKLEGRDDDRSVTQLAGLREIDRHLGAGTRPPMFLLGIGDEGNGRAIVSFGNPDTAKNVAAYVPGLNTALDEDFAKNDLKRARDTAIATREIDQSSATVAWLGYDAPQFPDGMESLSVMGDERAVAGGRSFNGFISGVAAANAHSDPHLVAIGHSYGSRTVGAATQEGDGSPGVDDIVLIGSPGVGVDRAEDLGVGSGHVFVGAAENDVVTKASSKLQAGFGALGGPHGYAVGSLIDRDDHLWFGRDPASEAFGATRFRSAEGPPLVGLKGLSFAAHSQYFDREGADTVSADSIALIAAGHSHRVKVEEPR is encoded by the coding sequence GTGACACCGGCCCTCACCTGGGCCCGGTTACAGGACCTCGACTGCACCGAGCTGGAGGGTGCCGCCGACGGATGGGGCAGGTCGAGCAACCGGGCCGACGCCGCGCGCGACCGCATCGACCAGCAGCTGCTGACCGGGCTCCGGGCCGAACAGGAGGGCGAGGCGGCCCGGGCGGCGGTCGCGCGGCTGCGCCGACTCGGGCGGAACCTCCAGTACGTCTACACCGAGTGCGGGCTGCTGCGTACGACGCTGAACTCGCTGGCCCACGAGATGAGGCTGCAGCAACGGGCCCTGGCGGAGGCGCTGGACGACGCGGCGGCGCTGAAGTTCACCGTGCACGCGGACGGATCGGTGACCTACCCGGCGGCGGGCGAGGGCCTGGTCGACGGTGCACCTCTGCGGGGTGGCACCGCCACATCGAACGGAGCCCCGGCGCTGACCCCGCCCTCGGGCCTCGTCGCCCCGAACCCCCACACGGCGAAGGCGCAGGACATCGCGGACCGGGTGACGAGAGCGGTGCGAACGGCCGCCGAGATCGACTGGCGGTACGCGGGGATCCTGCGCCGGCTGAAGGCGGAGGAAGGCCTCAAGGTCCCCGACTCCACCTGGAAGGACGCTGCGGGAGACGCGGGCGCGGTCAGGGAGGCGGCGGGCGCGTACCTGGCGGACGCCATCCCGTCCGACGCGACGCCGGCCCAGCGGCGCGACTGGTGGGCGGGCCTGACGCAGGAGCAGCGCGAGGAATACCTCGCGGTGTACCCGGACCGCATCGGCAACATGGACGGCATCCCGGCCCTGGTCCGGGACGCGGCCAACCGGGACAACCTGCAGCTGCTGATCGGCAAGCTGGAAGGCCGGGACGACGATCGGTCGGTCACGCAGCTGGCGGGACTGCGGGAGATCGACCGGCACTTGGGGGCGGGCACGCGACCGCCCATGTTCCTGCTCGGCATCGGGGACGAGGGTAACGGAAGGGCAATCGTCTCGTTCGGCAATCCCGATACGGCGAAGAATGTTGCGGCTTATGTGCCGGGGCTCAATACGGCTTTGGATGAGGATTTCGCTAAAAATGACTTGAAGCGGGCTCGGGATACTGCAATCGCCACCCGGGAGATTGATCAATCGAGTGCCACGGTCGCTTGGCTCGGATACGACGCGCCGCAGTTCCCGGATGGGATGGAGAGTCTCTCGGTGATGGGGGATGAGCGGGCGGTGGCTGGTGGTCGCTCCTTCAATGGCTTCATAAGCGGTGTCGCTGCAGCAAATGCTCACAGTGATCCACATCTGGTTGCAATCGGGCATTCGTATGGATCGCGCACGGTCGGTGCGGCCACTCAAGAAGGCGATGGTTCGCCTGGTGTAGACGACATTGTGCTGATTGGTAGCCCAGGGGTCGGAGTTGATCGTGCGGAAGACCTCGGTGTGGGCTCTGGTCACGTATTTGTCGGAGCAGCCGAAAATGATGTTGTCACTAAGGCGTCGTCGAAGTTGCAGGCGGGTTTCGGCGCGCTCGGTGGGCCCCATGGGTATGCGGTGGGGAGCTTGATCGATCGTGATGACCACCTTTGGTTTGGCAGAGACCCCGCCAGCGAGGCCTTCGGGGCTACGCGTTTTCGCTCTGCGGAGGGGCCTCCGCTGGTGGGCCTCAAAGGCCTTTCCTTCGCTGCGCACTCTCAATATTTCGATCGAGAAGGTGCGGACACGGTTTCGGCAGACAGCATTGCGCTCATCGCGGCAGGGCACTCTCATAGAGTCAAAGTGGAGGAACCTCGTTGA
- a CDS encoding DUF47 domain-containing protein, whose amino-acid sequence MRFRLTPRETSFYDMFSASADNIVTGSKLLMELLGADSASRVEIAERMRAAEHAGDDATHAIFHQLNSSFITPFDREDIYNLASSLDDIMDFMEEAVDLVVLYQIDELPKGVEQQIEVLARAAELTAEAMPSLRTMDNLTEYWIEVNRLENQADQIHRKLLAQLFNGKYDAMDVLKLKQIVDVLEEAADAFEHVANTVETIAVKES is encoded by the coding sequence GTGCGCTTTCGTCTGACCCCCAGGGAGACGAGCTTCTACGACATGTTTTCCGCATCCGCGGACAACATCGTCACGGGCTCGAAACTCCTGATGGAACTGCTCGGGGCGGATTCTGCCTCCCGAGTCGAGATCGCGGAGCGTATGCGGGCAGCGGAGCACGCGGGGGACGACGCGACCCACGCGATCTTCCACCAGCTGAACTCCTCCTTCATCACGCCGTTCGACCGCGAGGACATCTACAACCTCGCGTCGTCGCTCGACGACATCATGGACTTCATGGAGGAGGCCGTCGACCTGGTCGTCCTGTACCAGATCGACGAGCTCCCGAAGGGTGTCGAGCAGCAGATCGAGGTCCTGGCCAGGGCGGCGGAACTCACCGCCGAGGCCATGCCGAGTCTGCGGACCATGGACAACCTCACCGAGTACTGGATCGAGGTCAACCGCCTGGAGAACCAGGCCGACCAGATCCACCGCAAGCTGCTGGCCCAGCTGTTCAACGGCAAGTACGACGCCATGGACGTGCTGAAGCTCAAGCAGATCGTGGACGTGCTGGAAGAGGCGGCTGACGCGTTCGAACACGTCGCCAACACCGTGGAGACCATCGCGGTCAAGGAGTCCTGA
- a CDS encoding tetratricopeptide repeat protein, with translation MAGRRPTRQEVNRRGGRAGFVGRRGELAVFRETFARDPEDADFPFLFHVRGNGGVGKSTLVRQWETAAREQPSVVTSYVDDEVHDAIEAMEAVSARLGRQGHPLKRFDRQLATYRQRRHQAESAAPGLQPLPGAPETGGIAPPSPSSTVAAQLGLATIGLVPGAGPFVGAVDPQQVALGADRLRAMLNTRLRSHDDVHLVMHPLAALAPVFLDDLAEVAERCERVVLFFDVYERTGPVLDAWLRTIAFGEEYGSLPVNVQIVLSGQLRLDQRVWGEWLGQVTEVCLEVFSEEEARTLLATHGVTDGASVELVLRLSGRLPLLVDMLARSDGRAGDGFGDPSETAVERFLKWEPDPGRREAALACALPLLVDEDIYSAVVPGAAADGYAWLRALAFVSPQAGRCRYHDVVRAAMLRLQRTRSPERWQRAHTRLAELFERGRLGAEAELGGDADAWWGDAVWREHRLNETYHRLCAHPRGALPGALLQTVHAVGLDVATHRRWAQTLGRAGVDADSAALMAWGGRLESAADEEESGAGALTLLLAAPELGPAGRALAYSVRGREHRVAGDHERALADCTAAVALAPDTALCHAGLGETYRALGRHEEAVAACTRAIELDPGDAWTAGSRGEAYRLLGRYDEALADFSRAVTLDPLYAWAFGSRAQTYEALGRKDDALADYDRALGIDPDYEWAVGSRAQLLEAMGRPEEALADYTLAIAIDPQYAWAVGSRARLFGRMGRHEEALADFSRAVEIDPLYAWAFGSRAQTYEAVGRYEEAVTDYGRALAIDPGFGWALTGRGELHERMGRHEDAVADYGRALGAGPPSDWTFAARGRALLSLGRHEEALADCARAVELDPDDAWNELTYALALLVGGGGRHEEATARLDRAGRGFAAAVESAAGAGEDAADAYEGLLVLHCVLLDGDGAAVQCEALAGLERTEGAVRETLDALAFVRRVLPAAGPAVERAERRLRGADGPH, from the coding sequence GTGGCTGGGCGGCGGCCGACACGGCAGGAGGTCAACCGGCGGGGCGGGCGGGCGGGGTTCGTCGGGCGCAGGGGTGAGCTCGCCGTCTTCCGGGAGACGTTCGCCCGTGACCCCGAGGACGCCGATTTCCCGTTCCTGTTCCACGTGCGGGGCAACGGGGGCGTGGGCAAGTCGACGCTGGTGCGCCAGTGGGAGACCGCCGCGCGTGAGCAACCCTCCGTGGTGACGTCGTACGTGGACGACGAGGTGCACGACGCGATCGAGGCGATGGAGGCGGTCAGCGCGCGGCTGGGCCGGCAGGGGCACCCGCTGAAGCGGTTCGACCGGCAGCTGGCCACCTACCGCCAGCGCAGGCACCAGGCCGAGAGCGCGGCGCCCGGACTCCAGCCCCTCCCCGGTGCGCCCGAGACGGGCGGGATCGCGCCGCCCTCGCCGTCCAGTACGGTCGCCGCGCAGCTGGGGCTGGCCACGATCGGGCTGGTGCCCGGGGCGGGCCCGTTCGTGGGGGCGGTCGATCCGCAGCAGGTGGCGCTGGGGGCGGACAGGCTGCGGGCGATGCTGAACACGCGCCTGCGCAGCCATGACGACGTTCACCTGGTGATGCATCCGCTCGCGGCGCTGGCCCCGGTGTTCCTCGACGACCTGGCCGAGGTCGCGGAGCGGTGCGAGCGGGTGGTGCTGTTCTTCGACGTGTACGAGCGGACCGGGCCGGTCCTCGATGCCTGGCTGCGGACGATCGCGTTCGGGGAGGAGTACGGCAGTCTGCCCGTCAACGTGCAGATCGTGCTGTCCGGGCAACTGCGTCTGGACCAGCGGGTCTGGGGGGAGTGGCTGGGCCAGGTCACCGAGGTGTGCCTGGAGGTCTTCTCCGAGGAGGAGGCCCGCACGCTGCTCGCGACCCACGGGGTGACGGACGGGGCGAGCGTCGAGCTGGTGCTGCGGCTCTCGGGCCGGCTGCCCCTGCTGGTCGACATGCTGGCGCGGAGCGACGGGCGGGCGGGCGACGGTTTCGGGGACCCGTCGGAGACGGCGGTCGAGCGGTTCCTGAAGTGGGAGCCCGATCCCGGGCGCCGTGAAGCCGCTCTGGCCTGTGCGCTGCCCCTCCTGGTCGACGAGGACATCTACAGCGCGGTCGTCCCGGGGGCCGCGGCGGACGGCTACGCCTGGCTCCGCGCTCTGGCCTTCGTGTCGCCGCAGGCCGGGCGCTGCCGCTATCACGACGTCGTGCGCGCGGCGATGCTGCGGTTGCAGCGGACCCGGTCCCCCGAGAGGTGGCAGCGGGCGCACACGCGTCTGGCCGAGCTGTTCGAGCGGGGGCGTCTGGGTGCGGAGGCGGAACTGGGCGGCGACGCGGATGCCTGGTGGGGTGACGCCGTGTGGCGCGAGCACCGGTTGAACGAGACGTACCACCGGCTGTGCGCTCACCCGCGTGGCGCGTTGCCCGGGGCTCTCCTGCAGACCGTCCACGCCGTCGGTCTCGATGTGGCCACGCACCGGCGCTGGGCGCAGACGCTCGGTCGTGCCGGGGTCGACGCCGATTCGGCGGCCCTCATGGCGTGGGGTGGTCGCCTGGAGTCCGCGGCGGACGAGGAGGAGTCCGGGGCGGGTGCACTGACGCTCCTGCTGGCCGCTCCCGAACTCGGCCCCGCTGGGCGGGCGTTGGCCTACAGCGTTCGTGGCAGGGAACATCGGGTCGCGGGTGATCACGAGAGGGCGCTGGCGGACTGCACGGCGGCCGTCGCCCTCGCGCCGGACACGGCACTTTGCCATGCCGGGCTGGGGGAGACGTATCGGGCCCTCGGCCGTCACGAGGAGGCCGTCGCCGCGTGCACGCGGGCGATCGAGCTGGACCCGGGTGACGCGTGGACCGCCGGCAGCCGGGGGGAGGCGTACCGGCTGCTGGGCCGGTACGACGAGGCGCTCGCCGATTTCTCCCGTGCCGTGACCCTCGACCCGCTGTACGCGTGGGCGTTCGGCAGCCGGGCGCAGACGTACGAGGCCCTGGGGCGGAAGGACGACGCCCTCGCCGACTACGACCGCGCCCTCGGCATCGACCCGGACTACGAGTGGGCCGTGGGGAGCCGGGCGCAGCTCCTGGAGGCGATGGGCCGTCCGGAGGAGGCGCTGGCCGACTACACCCTGGCCATCGCGATCGATCCGCAGTACGCCTGGGCGGTGGGGAGCCGGGCGCGGCTGTTCGGGCGGATGGGCCGTCATGAGGAGGCGCTCGCCGATTTCTCGCGTGCGGTGGAGATCGACCCGCTGTACGCGTGGGCGTTCGGCAGCCGGGCGCAGACGTACGAGGCCGTCGGGCGGTACGAGGAGGCCGTCACCGACTACGGCCGGGCCCTCGCCATCGATCCGGGGTTCGGCTGGGCCCTCACCGGTCGTGGTGAGCTGCACGAGCGGATGGGCCGTCATGAGGACGCCGTCGCCGACTACGGCCGGGCCCTCGGGGCCGGGCCGCCGTCCGACTGGACCTTCGCCGCGCGGGGCCGTGCCCTGCTGAGCCTCGGGCGGCACGAAGAGGCGCTGGCCGACTGTGCCCGGGCCGTGGAGCTGGATCCGGACGACGCCTGGAACGAGCTGACGTACGCCCTCGCGCTGCTCGTCGGCGGTGGCGGGCGGCACGAGGAGGCGACGGCCCGCCTCGACCGGGCGGGCCGCGGTTTCGCCGCCGCCGTCGAGTCCGCGGCCGGGGCGGGGGAGGATGCCGCCGACGCCTACGAGGGGCTGCTCGTCCTGCACTGTGTCCTGCTCGACGGGGACGGGGCGGCCGTCCAGTGCGAGGCGCTGGCCGGTCTCGAACGCACGGAGGGTGCGGTCCGGGAGACCCTGGACGCGCTGGCGTTCGTGCGGAGGGTGCTTCCCGCGGCGGGGCCGGCCGTCGAGCGGGCCGAACGCCGCCTGCGCGGGGCCGACGGGCCGCACTGA
- the pstB gene encoding phosphate ABC transporter ATP-binding protein PstB, whose protein sequence is MAKRIDIGGLTAYYGSHKAIEDISMTVEPRSVTAFIGPSGCGKSTFLRTLNRMHEVTPGGRVEGKVLLDDENLYGPGVDPVAVRRTVGMVFQRPNPFPTMSIFDNVAAGLRLNGSYRKSQLSDIVEKSLKGANLWNEVKDRLNKPGSGLSGGQQQRLCIARAIAVEPDVLLMDEPCSALDPISTLAIEDLIGELKERFTIVIVTHNMQQAARVSDRTAFFNLSAVGKPGRLIEIDDTERIFSNPSVQATEDYISGRFG, encoded by the coding sequence ATGGCCAAGCGCATCGACATCGGCGGCCTCACCGCCTACTACGGATCCCACAAGGCCATCGAGGACATCTCGATGACCGTGGAACCCCGCTCCGTGACCGCCTTCATCGGCCCGTCCGGCTGCGGCAAGTCCACGTTCCTGCGCACCCTGAACCGCATGCACGAGGTCACCCCCGGTGGCCGTGTCGAGGGCAAGGTGCTGCTCGACGACGAGAACCTCTACGGCCCCGGCGTCGACCCCGTCGCCGTACGCCGCACGGTCGGCATGGTCTTCCAGCGCCCGAACCCCTTCCCGACCATGTCGATCTTCGACAACGTCGCGGCGGGCCTGCGCCTCAACGGCTCGTACCGCAAGAGCCAGCTGTCGGACATCGTCGAGAAGTCCCTCAAGGGCGCCAACCTGTGGAACGAGGTCAAGGACCGCCTGAACAAGCCGGGCTCCGGCCTCTCCGGCGGCCAGCAGCAGCGCCTGTGCATCGCCCGCGCGATCGCGGTCGAGCCGGACGTGCTGCTGATGGACGAGCCGTGCTCGGCGCTCGACCCGATCTCGACCCTCGCCATCGAGGACCTGATCGGTGAGCTGAAGGAGCGCTTCACGATCGTCATCGTGACGCACAACATGCAGCAGGCGGCGCGCGTCTCGGACCGCACGGCGTTCTTCAACCTCTCGGCGGTGGGCAAGCCCGGCCGCCTCATCGAGATCGACGACACGGAGCGGATCTTCTCCAACCCGTCCGTCCAGGCCACCGAGGACTACATCTCCGGCCGCTTCGGATAA